Proteins encoded by one window of Pseudomonadota bacterium:
- the hemL gene encoding glutamate-1-semialdehyde 2,1-aminomutase, which produces MNTEKSKALFAAAQKSIPGGVNSPVRACKSVGCDPLFVARADGSKIYDVDGNEFIDFVCSWGPMILGHNHPAVTEAIREALGNGTSYGAPTPLEIDLAELVIDALPSVEKVRFVSSGTEATMSAIRLARGYTGKNIVVKFDGCYHGHADSFLVKAGSGVVTLGIPGSPGVPKDIVKNTISIPYNNFEILEKTLLDDSLDIACVIIEPVAANMGVIPPAPGFLQKVRELTEKRNIVLVFDEVITGFRLGFGGAQGEFGIMPDLTCLGKIIGGGLPVGAYGGKAEIMAHIAPDGPVYQAGTLSGNPLAMAAGIATLKVLKEPGFYDKLNNTAASFADELMRQAEKYSLKTTLNRAGSAMTTFFTEGPVTDFDSAMKADTDKYGRHFRQMLSQGVWLAPSQFEAAFISAAQTTSDLEKALEKNEWSFKKLVDL; this is translated from the coding sequence ATGAATACTGAAAAGTCAAAAGCATTATTCGCCGCTGCGCAGAAATCCATCCCTGGTGGGGTGAACAGCCCGGTTCGAGCCTGCAAGTCTGTTGGCTGTGATCCACTGTTTGTCGCACGGGCAGATGGATCGAAGATTTATGATGTCGATGGAAATGAATTTATTGATTTCGTCTGTTCCTGGGGGCCGATGATTCTCGGCCATAATCATCCTGCGGTGACAGAGGCAATCAGGGAAGCCCTTGGCAACGGCACAAGTTACGGGGCTCCGACCCCCCTTGAGATAGATCTGGCCGAGCTTGTTATAGATGCGTTGCCCTCGGTGGAAAAGGTGCGATTTGTCAGTTCCGGTACCGAGGCAACCATGAGCGCTATTCGCCTGGCGCGGGGATACACCGGTAAAAATATTGTTGTGAAGTTCGACGGTTGTTACCACGGACATGCGGATTCCTTCTTAGTAAAAGCCGGATCCGGCGTAGTGACTCTTGGTATCCCTGGGAGTCCTGGAGTACCAAAGGATATTGTAAAAAATACAATATCAATTCCTTATAATAATTTTGAAATATTAGAAAAGACACTTTTAGACGATTCCCTTGACATTGCCTGTGTCATTATTGAGCCGGTTGCGGCGAATATGGGAGTTATTCCTCCGGCGCCGGGTTTTCTGCAAAAAGTGCGGGAACTCACCGAAAAGCGAAATATTGTTCTTGTTTTTGATGAAGTGATCACCGGATTCAGGCTTGGTTTCGGTGGCGCCCAGGGAGAGTTCGGTATTATGCCGGATCTCACTTGCCTGGGTAAGATAATCGGCGGCGGGCTTCCGGTTGGCGCCTATGGCGGCAAGGCGGAGATCATGGCGCATATCGCACCGGACGGACCGGTGTATCAGGCAGGCACCTTGTCCGGCAATCCCTTGGCAATGGCCGCAGGCATTGCTACCTTGAAGGTCCTTAAAGAGCCGGGTTTTTACGATAAATTAAATAATACGGCAGCCTCTTTTGCTGACGAATTGATGCGGCAGGCGGAAAAATATTCTTTGAAAACCACCCTGAACAGGGCAGGCTCGGCAATGACTACTTTTTTCACGGAAGGGCCGGTTACGGATTTTGATTCTGCGATGAAGGCCGATACTGACAAATACGGCAGGCATTTTCGGCAGATGTTGTCCCAGGGTGTTTGGCTTGCCCCTTCACAGTTTGAAGCGGCATTCATTTCGGCGGCGCAAACTACTTCAGATCTGGAAAAAGCCTTGGAAAAAAATGAATGGTCATTCAAAAAGTTGGTGGATTTGTAA
- a CDS encoding AtpZ/AtpI family protein, whose protein sequence is MSGERKEIVKLLAEFSTIGMTVAFSIFIGVGIGYFLDHKVFDGKTSPWLTLIFLGLGVAAAFKNLFRVATRKDFR, encoded by the coding sequence ATGTCCGGCGAGCGTAAGGAAATTGTTAAATTGCTGGCCGAATTCAGCACCATTGGGATGACAGTAGCCTTTTCCATCTTTATAGGGGTTGGAATAGGATATTTTTTGGACCATAAGGTTTTTGACGGTAAAACTTCTCCGTGGCTCACCCTGATTTTTTTGGGTTTGGGAGTAGCGGCAGCCTTTAAAAATCTTTTCAGGGTGGCCACACGAAAGGATTTCAGGTAG
- a CDS encoding ATP synthase subunit I produces MTEQKATQNADFSLGRIQLYNWLLLFILATAGWVVFSPFIAGSIFTGGCIANISFMMLKRDLLSLMSGSLIAVKARFLIKYYFRLFVLAIILFLLIKQQIVNSIGLLVGLSTVFLSIAGSVVSEVRKNFFQAKEAS; encoded by the coding sequence ATGACGGAGCAAAAAGCAACACAGAACGCGGATTTTTCGTTGGGAAGGATTCAGTTATACAATTGGCTGCTTCTCTTTATACTCGCAACTGCTGGATGGGTTGTCTTTTCTCCGTTTATTGCCGGCTCAATATTTACAGGTGGTTGTATCGCCAATATCAGCTTCATGATGCTTAAAAGGGACCTGTTATCCCTGATGAGCGGCTCCTTGATAGCGGTTAAGGCGCGATTTTTAATTAAATATTATTTTCGCCTGTTTGTGCTGGCCATCATACTTTTTTTGCTGATCAAGCAGCAGATCGTCAATAGCATCGGATTGCTGGTTGGATTATCAACAGTTTTTCTGAGTATTGCGGGTTCGGTTGTAAGTGAGGTGAGGAAAAATTTTTTTCAAGCTAAGGAGGCTTCGTAA
- the atpB gene encoding F0F1 ATP synthase subunit A has product MEHPILFISVILEMVGPEKVGHVLHNLTGVGLWDPIRVFLPHMTYTWLVMAFLILIPKLTMGKMEMIPGKGQNFWEAVISGMEGFMADNMGKEGAKMMFPMLATFAMYILVANMVGLMPGFMSPTSNLNITLGMTLIVFTTTHILGLKFHGAGYVKHFLGPIPWLIPLMLPIELISHFARILSLSIRLFGNIMAKETLLGILFMLAGAYFAPLPILCLGVFVSIVQALVFVLLSILYFSASMEHAH; this is encoded by the coding sequence ATGGAACATCCGATACTATTTATTTCGGTAATTTTGGAAATGGTAGGCCCTGAAAAAGTGGGTCATGTTCTCCACAATCTGACCGGTGTTGGCCTTTGGGATCCTATCAGGGTGTTTTTGCCCCATATGACCTACACCTGGCTGGTCATGGCCTTTCTCATTCTTATTCCCAAACTGACCATGGGCAAGATGGAAATGATCCCGGGTAAGGGGCAGAATTTCTGGGAAGCGGTTATCAGCGGCATGGAAGGCTTCATGGCTGATAATATGGGAAAAGAAGGCGCAAAAATGATGTTCCCCATGCTGGCCACCTTTGCCATGTATATTCTGGTCGCCAACATGGTTGGGCTGATGCCGGGCTTCATGTCTCCCACGTCAAATCTTAATATTACTCTTGGCATGACCCTGATTGTTTTTACAACAACGCATATTCTTGGGCTCAAGTTTCATGGTGCGGGCTATGTTAAGCATTTCCTGGGTCCCATTCCGTGGCTTATTCCCCTGATGCTGCCCATCGAATTGATCAGTCATTTCGCGCGTATTCTTTCACTGTCCATTCGACTTTTCGGGAATATCATGGCGAAAGAAACCCTGTTGGGAATTCTCTTTATGCTTGCCGGCGCTTATTTTGCACCGCTGCCGATCCTTTGTCTGGGTGTATTTGTTTCCATTGTTCAGGCTCTGGTATTTGTACTGCTTTCCATCCTGTACTTTTCTGCCTCCATGGAGCATGCACATTAA
- the atpE gene encoding ATP synthase F0 subunit C, whose protein sequence is MKKVSALTVLMVLALSGIALASGGEAPMASGVNIALVCLAAALSVGVAALGCGIGMGSGIGGACSGIARNPEASGKITVTMIIGLALIESLTIYGLVISLILLFANPLLG, encoded by the coding sequence ATGAAAAAGGTATCTGCATTGACTGTACTGATGGTTCTGGCTCTGAGCGGTATCGCTCTGGCATCCGGTGGTGAAGCTCCAATGGCAAGTGGTGTTAATATCGCTCTTGTATGTTTGGCAGCGGCTCTTTCTGTTGGTGTTGCGGCTCTTGGTTGTGGTATTGGTATGGGTTCCGGTATCGGCGGCGCCTGCTCCGGTATTGCTCGCAATCCTGAAGCTTCAGGTAAAATCACCGTAACCATGATCATCGGTCTTGCTTTGATCGAGTCTCTGACCATTTACGGTCTGGTTATCTCACTGATTCTGCTTTTTGCAAATCCGCTTCTTGGCTAA
- a CDS encoding nucleoside phosphorylase has product MNTQYVINPTREKGEPVLDGTGLLVVNPSEARLAVEHGLSHGGKRHFIFNSNLVQIPLTADGGPFFIAGPSVGAPMAAMTLEKLMALGAQTVVIFGWCGSLSPDLTIGDVLLPVWAESEEGTSKHYTEADAKPEADSELRSSLKLWLLQKEIHVTEAPVWTTDAPYRETRHAVEAYAKKGVLAVDMEFSALCAVAATRKVRIAAAFVVSDELWGETWKSGFRTRKFKDQRKLLLASIMDFCANYETFFIR; this is encoded by the coding sequence GTGAATACCCAATACGTAATAAATCCTACACGGGAAAAAGGCGAGCCTGTGCTTGATGGGACAGGGTTGCTGGTGGTTAATCCCTCTGAGGCAAGACTTGCCGTGGAGCATGGGTTAAGCCATGGTGGAAAGCGGCATTTTATCTTTAATAGTAATTTGGTCCAGATCCCTCTAACCGCAGATGGTGGACCATTTTTTATCGCGGGGCCGTCAGTTGGAGCGCCCATGGCGGCCATGACCCTGGAAAAATTGATGGCATTGGGTGCGCAGACCGTGGTGATTTTCGGCTGGTGCGGCTCTCTTTCGCCTGATTTAACCATAGGAGACGTCCTTCTTCCTGTCTGGGCTGAAAGCGAGGAAGGCACCTCAAAACATTATACTGAAGCTGACGCGAAGCCAGAGGCAGATTCTGAACTTAGATCCTCTTTGAAATTATGGCTTCTGCAGAAAGAAATTCATGTCACTGAAGCGCCGGTCTGGACCACCGACGCCCCGTATCGTGAGACAAGGCATGCCGTTGAGGCTTATGCTAAAAAAGGGGTGCTGGCTGTTGATATGGAGTTTTCAGCGCTGTGCGCCGTTGCTGCAACCAGAAAAGTACGCATTGCCGCGGCTTTTGTGGTTTCAGATGAACTTTGGGGTGAAACCTGGAAGTCCGGCTTTAGAACCCGGAAATTCAAAGACCAGAGGAAATTGCTCTTGGCCTCAATTATGGATTTTTGCGCAAATTATGAAACTTTTTTCATACGATAA
- the rimO gene encoding 30S ribosomal protein S12 methylthiotransferase RimO, translated as MENSKKLFILSLGCPKNLVDSEVMLGRLQVAGYSVCQTPEEADLLLVNTCGFIQSAVEEGIDEILSLVRIKEQYPPKLLVVTGCLVQRYGLKLQQELPEVDYFLGTEGFDEIVARIGDLKPGVRQSQIILPPSTFIMKDTTPRLISTPRHRAYLKITEGCANRCSFCMIPSIRGRLRSRTTGDLIKEAKRLDEAGVKELTLIGQDLTSYGLDLGPKEASLPGLLKKLVDETAVPWIRLLYLFPTRVDETLLDLIADQPRLVPYLDIPLQHVSPKILRAMNRPSDRILIDLLMKKIRDRLDPVAIRTTFMVGFPGETEEDVRQLEDFIRSHRLNHVGIFTYSNEEGCAAENMPDQINEDVKEERRSRLMELQAEVSLEQNLKQVGKKMRVLVEGESRETDLLLEGRTMFQAPEIDGCVYINDGVCNPGDFVDVQITEAHAYDLVGSIAETE; from the coding sequence ATGGAAAACTCGAAAAAACTTTTTATTCTCAGCCTGGGGTGCCCCAAAAATCTCGTGGACTCCGAAGTAATGCTTGGCAGGCTTCAGGTGGCCGGGTATTCAGTGTGTCAAACCCCTGAGGAGGCAGACCTTCTGTTGGTTAATACCTGTGGTTTTATCCAGTCTGCGGTGGAAGAGGGTATTGACGAAATTCTCTCCCTGGTCCGCATAAAAGAACAATATCCTCCAAAGCTGCTTGTGGTAACCGGGTGCCTGGTCCAGCGATATGGGTTGAAGCTTCAACAAGAGTTGCCCGAAGTGGATTATTTTTTAGGAACAGAAGGTTTTGATGAAATAGTTGCCAGGATTGGCGACCTTAAGCCTGGAGTTCGCCAGTCACAGATAATCTTACCTCCTTCGACATTTATAATGAAGGATACCACCCCGAGACTTATCTCCACCCCCAGGCATAGAGCATATTTGAAAATTACCGAAGGGTGCGCAAACCGCTGTTCGTTCTGTATGATTCCTTCTATAAGAGGGCGACTCAGAAGTCGAACTACAGGTGATTTGATTAAAGAAGCAAAAAGGCTTGATGAGGCGGGTGTTAAGGAGTTAACCCTTATCGGTCAGGATCTCACTTCATACGGACTCGACCTGGGCCCAAAAGAGGCGAGTCTGCCGGGACTGTTGAAAAAACTCGTTGATGAAACGGCTGTCCCTTGGATCAGGCTCCTATACCTTTTTCCAACCAGAGTTGACGAAACATTGCTCGATTTAATTGCAGACCAACCAAGACTTGTACCGTATCTTGATATTCCATTGCAGCACGTGAGCCCGAAGATTTTAAGGGCAATGAATCGCCCCAGCGACCGAATACTGATTGATCTGCTGATGAAAAAAATTCGTGACAGGCTTGATCCTGTGGCCATTCGCACCACATTCATGGTTGGTTTTCCTGGAGAGACCGAAGAGGATGTTCGTCAACTGGAGGATTTTATTCGATCACACCGGTTGAACCATGTAGGTATTTTCACTTATTCCAACGAAGAGGGCTGTGCCGCGGAAAACATGCCGGATCAGATCAATGAAGATGTTAAGGAAGAAAGAAGAAGTCGCCTCATGGAATTACAGGCAGAAGTATCTCTTGAACAAAACTTGAAGCAGGTCGGCAAGAAGATGCGCGTCCTGGTTGAAGGGGAGAGTCGTGAAACAGATTTGCTGCTTGAAGGGCGAACAATGTTTCAGGCGCCGGAGATTGACGGCTGCGTTTATATAAACGACGGGGTGTGCAATCCTGGTGATTTTGTCGATGTTCAAATCACAGAAGCACACGCTTATGATCTTGTTGGAAGTATTGCTGAAACTGAATAG
- a CDS encoding integration host factor subunit beta, translating to MNKSELIEAIAQETNMPLREASIVTNTILDSMVDSLAAGDNIEIRGFGSFMIKIYESYFGRNPKTGEKIQVPPKKLPFFKVGKELKERVNIAD from the coding sequence ATGAATAAATCTGAATTAATCGAAGCCATTGCTCAGGAAACAAATATGCCGCTTCGTGAAGCAAGCATTGTTACCAACACGATCTTAGACTCCATGGTTGATTCCCTGGCAGCCGGTGATAACATAGAAATTCGCGGCTTTGGCAGCTTTATGATCAAGATATACGAATCATATTTTGGTCGGAATCCAAAAACCGGAGAAAAAATTCAAGTTCCTCCCAAGAAACTTCCTTTTTTCAAAGTAGGAAAAGAACTGAAGGAACGCGTTAACATTGCTGATTAG
- a CDS encoding rRNA pseudouridine synthase encodes MKERLQKILANAGIASRRKAEELILSGKVSVDGKVITELGFKADPQKQRIEFEGSPLVDEQEKIYILLNKPRGYLTTLHDPQNRPIITSLLADISTRVYPVGRLDLDTEGALILTNDGDFSNQILHPSKKIKKTYIATVFGHPARQKLDQLVSGIEIEGKKTAPAKITKIKSRKLSTSFEICIHEGRKRQIRMMFEAVGHKVIDLKRIAYGKLKLGKLPSGKYRFLEKKDLEKIFS; translated from the coding sequence ATGAAAGAACGGTTACAGAAAATTCTGGCCAATGCCGGAATCGCATCCCGCCGAAAAGCCGAAGAATTAATTCTGAGCGGCAAAGTCTCGGTTGACGGCAAAGTGATTACCGAACTGGGCTTTAAAGCAGATCCCCAAAAACAACGCATCGAATTTGAGGGTTCTCCCTTGGTCGATGAACAAGAAAAAATCTATATCCTGCTCAACAAGCCTCGCGGCTATTTGACAACCCTGCACGATCCACAAAATCGTCCCATTATCACCTCCCTCTTAGCAGATATCAGCACCAGAGTTTACCCTGTAGGCCGTCTCGACCTTGATACGGAAGGCGCTCTTATTCTTACAAACGACGGAGATTTCTCCAATCAAATCCTCCATCCGAGTAAAAAAATAAAAAAAACGTATATAGCCACCGTTTTTGGCCATCCCGCCCGCCAAAAATTAGATCAACTGGTCAGTGGAATTGAAATCGAGGGGAAAAAAACTGCGCCGGCAAAAATAACAAAAATTAAATCGAGAAAGCTCTCGACATCCTTTGAAATATGCATACATGAAGGCCGTAAACGCCAGATCAGGATGATGTTTGAGGCCGTAGGCCATAAGGTTATTGATCTGAAAAGAATCGCTTATGGAAAACTGAAACTTGGAAAACTGCCCTCGGGAAAATATCGCTTTCTTGAGAAAAAAGATTTGGAAAAAATCTTTTCTTAA